One window of the Chitinophaga niabensis genome contains the following:
- a CDS encoding MarR family winged helix-turn-helix transcriptional regulator yields the protein MTTPSLEQKFMDVVAMRPRLLIKLLSIVKKDFDFQLIEQLQQRGYKDFKIGDMVLLANISPEGTINNELAKKARITKQAMSKVVKNLESNGFIFTRKHETDNRATVIYLSDKGKQLVIDSSACVQDIQRGYTNIIGEKDTEILRDILFRLVEGILPPAVAK from the coding sequence ATGACGACACCGTCTTTGGAGCAGAAATTTATGGATGTGGTGGCCATGCGGCCGCGTTTATTGATCAAGCTATTAAGCATTGTTAAGAAGGACTTTGATTTCCAGCTCATTGAGCAGTTACAACAGCGTGGTTATAAGGACTTTAAGATAGGGGACATGGTATTACTGGCGAATATATCTCCCGAGGGTACCATTAACAATGAACTGGCAAAAAAGGCCAGGATCACCAAACAGGCTATGAGCAAGGTGGTGAAAAACCTGGAATCGAATGGTTTCATATTCACCCGTAAACATGAAACGGACAACCGGGCCACTGTTATTTATTTAAGTGACAAGGGTAAACAGCTGGTGATCGATTCTTCTGCCTGTGTGCAGGATATTCAGCGTGGCTATACGAATATCATTGGGGAAAAGGATACAGAAATATTAAGGGATATTTTATTCAGATTGGTAGAGGGGATATTACCTCCTGCTGTAGCGAAGTAA
- a CDS encoding CHAT domain-containing protein — translation MKKKTAQLKQDDNLEEWIYYMLDYVYEQPLTRVTVLNEIDNWAWRKPKNEDERAAWLDMLIAQGYYLMYEGNILPSIETYEEAYRFYNAAPFPGTDILEYILKPLGNNYTRLGDYERAAFIHTKALEIARKEGNIRQIAGVYNNLAVVFQMQDMFPDAIRSGLAGLQYAPANSSIAGLLHSSLADVYLKAGKTDSAALSAAQAVKILRQPGILKEENAPYWLSSALQMSGDVAFSQHRYKEAQVFFKEGWKVMESHYAGARKREKARLLEKSGRVALHLKEKADDFDKGIHLLIPEKLAGGIWPQENQLYGEFMLADALEGKADALVQSGQLKDALTGYMLIFSIEKSLRREFFSRATRLLHQKQSHALAEKAMNTAFQLWEQSGDQQYAFTMLDIMEKSKAQVLLEEQQFNMQNSQLQVKDSLLDRQRKLQQAIAYYDREKALTGKTGGDRTELAYALSQIQLQIKRKYPDFFEPVNPSPLFVPFLPGKDLPQGLIVKNFFAGTDHLYIIDLQKQGILSIKRLPDAAQKLDAIHQFVTRFFHNGPQAMQNDPQTYYKQGYQIWRWLWNDTIAGNKYLLVPDGGLGYLPFDALPTDSVYNRDLSKWPFLLKKAATGLAYSMQTWLQQQQQSNGKTNGITGFFISKASEGITLPAVQQEFEAVSHAAKGNYYQNEKATLAAFREQLGKNSILHLSTHASLEGAQQLPAIQLADGPFFLFELYARKFQPGLIMLSACRTGQGMLAEGEGIISLAREFSASGATGIVAGLWNVHDVTVAQLTGNFYQQLPAAESPMMALHNAKKAWLEDKDTKQQLKLPYYWAALTYIGHHHAVILEKPEKERNYLKWIGAGGALIILILLLRYSRR, via the coding sequence TTGAAGAAGAAAACAGCACAACTCAAACAGGACGATAACCTGGAAGAGTGGATCTACTACATGCTCGATTATGTATACGAGCAACCCCTCACCCGCGTAACCGTACTAAATGAAATAGATAACTGGGCATGGCGCAAACCCAAAAATGAAGACGAACGCGCCGCCTGGCTGGATATGCTCATAGCCCAGGGATATTACCTCATGTATGAAGGCAACATCCTTCCTTCCATTGAAACCTACGAAGAAGCCTATCGCTTTTATAACGCCGCACCTTTTCCCGGAACAGATATCCTCGAATACATACTGAAGCCCCTGGGCAATAACTACACCCGCCTCGGAGATTATGAAAGAGCTGCATTCATTCATACCAAAGCATTGGAAATAGCCCGTAAGGAAGGAAATATAAGACAGATTGCAGGTGTATACAATAACCTGGCAGTGGTATTCCAGATGCAGGACATGTTTCCCGATGCCATCCGTTCAGGACTCGCAGGTTTACAGTATGCTCCCGCCAACAGCAGCATAGCAGGGTTGCTGCATTCCTCTTTAGCTGATGTGTATTTAAAAGCCGGCAAAACAGACAGTGCAGCCCTGAGTGCAGCACAGGCTGTAAAGATCTTACGGCAGCCGGGTATCCTGAAAGAAGAGAATGCACCTTACTGGTTATCTTCTGCTTTACAGATGTCCGGCGATGTAGCGTTTAGCCAGCATCGTTACAAAGAAGCGCAGGTTTTCTTTAAAGAAGGATGGAAGGTAATGGAATCCCATTACGCCGGTGCACGTAAAAGAGAAAAAGCAAGACTACTGGAGAAATCCGGCCGCGTAGCTTTACATCTGAAAGAAAAAGCAGACGATTTTGATAAAGGCATTCATTTACTCATACCCGAAAAACTGGCAGGAGGCATCTGGCCACAGGAGAACCAGTTGTACGGAGAATTTATGCTGGCAGATGCATTGGAAGGAAAAGCAGATGCCCTGGTGCAATCAGGACAATTAAAAGATGCATTGACCGGCTACATGCTGATCTTTTCCATAGAAAAATCATTACGAAGAGAATTCTTCAGCCGCGCCACACGATTACTGCATCAGAAGCAAAGCCATGCACTCGCTGAAAAAGCCATGAACACAGCCTTTCAATTATGGGAGCAAAGCGGTGATCAGCAATATGCTTTTACCATGCTGGACATCATGGAGAAGAGTAAAGCACAGGTATTGCTGGAAGAGCAGCAGTTCAATATGCAGAACAGCCAGTTGCAGGTAAAGGATAGTTTGCTGGACCGGCAAAGAAAATTGCAGCAGGCGATTGCATATTACGATAGAGAAAAAGCACTCACCGGTAAAACCGGAGGCGATAGAACAGAACTGGCCTACGCACTTTCACAAATACAATTACAGATCAAAAGAAAGTACCCGGACTTTTTTGAACCGGTAAACCCTTCTCCGCTTTTTGTTCCATTCCTCCCGGGTAAAGACCTCCCGCAGGGTTTGATCGTAAAGAATTTTTTCGCCGGAACAGATCACCTCTATATTATCGATCTGCAAAAACAAGGTATCCTCTCTATTAAAAGATTACCGGATGCGGCACAGAAACTGGATGCCATTCACCAGTTCGTCACCCGCTTCTTTCACAATGGCCCGCAAGCCATGCAGAACGATCCGCAAACGTATTATAAACAGGGATACCAGATCTGGCGCTGGCTGTGGAACGATACCATTGCTGGCAACAAGTATTTATTAGTACCCGATGGCGGATTGGGATACCTGCCATTTGATGCACTACCAACAGACAGTGTATATAATCGTGATCTGAGCAAATGGCCTTTCCTGTTAAAAAAAGCAGCCACCGGTCTGGCCTATTCCATGCAAACCTGGTTACAGCAACAACAGCAGAGCAATGGAAAAACAAATGGCATTACAGGGTTCTTTATTTCAAAAGCCAGTGAAGGTATCACGCTACCTGCAGTACAGCAGGAGTTTGAAGCAGTGAGCCATGCCGCCAAAGGAAACTATTATCAGAATGAAAAGGCCACACTTGCAGCCTTCAGAGAACAATTGGGAAAGAACAGCATCCTGCATCTCAGCACCCATGCATCTTTGGAAGGTGCACAGCAATTACCCGCTATCCAGTTGGCAGACGGGCCTTTCTTCCTGTTTGAATTATATGCCCGTAAATTCCAACCAGGCCTCATTATGTTAAGTGCCTGCAGAACAGGGCAGGGCATGCTGGCAGAAGGAGAGGGGATCATTTCGCTGGCGCGCGAATTTTCTGCATCCGGCGCTACAGGTATCGTTGCCGGCTTGTGGAATGTACACGATGTTACAGTAGCGCAGTTAACCGGTAATTTCTATCAGCAGCTGCCTGCTGCGGAAAGCCCTATGATGGCCCTGCACAATGCAAAGAAAGCATGGCTGGAAGATAAGGATACCAAACAACAGCTAAAGCTGCCCTATTACTGGGCAGCACTTACCTATATTGGTCATCATCATGCTGTGATCCTGGAAAAACCGGAAAAAGAACGGAATTATCTGAAGTGGATCGGGGCTGGCGGGGCCTTGATTATATTGATCTTATTACTTCGCTACAGCAGGAGGTAA
- a CDS encoding PKD domain-containing protein produces the protein MSKYLFASILLLILTGSAMGQQRVAPDTIPATIDVEQDENKTVIKAGLRPLRQIAGAPEAFYTYFWEFGDGTFSFAPQPVHNYKDTGDYEIRLYATNNYDDGKAPKGKPRRIKVKKTMYAAADAPSSFFAASDMLAMKTNRMPKPGEEMVTIVGYRHPGGTSAVSGSLLLFYNEKQFAQKNFVLSEERKYNNERKFGLDSLMAMAPSEDLYVPLAGGPSNAAWIDPVRKTALAGMLSEKKTLFREQHIWRVEDLKAGEEKFLFLSMETTPEMIKDTNAVVTISGMFVPDDPAYPISQYNLDMQIVASHDPNRMQLKNRRMNYRFVSKSKELSYKVQFQNTGKGPASKVAIGVAVPGMLNGQSLEITDYSPKCVMCDSAYERQSCLDTIIRKDSIFFVFNNIYLKGVKQEGVEDQDSTKGFIKYRIRFSKELKKLPFTSQAAIVFDRNEPVITNRSKGRFKPGLSPGVILGYGKGMSNGELPLGIPAGTLGFTVSAFAPYKPYFQAELYFNVQQKNETLRSFSRDQRDTTIGTGKYLVIGRENYEVVSRTTMDVVPLHLRYNITGWLGVGAGIMVSVVTSEKTQEKKVVQATEMVVPPSGTVQRFQNLAGAITKNFSAADGAIFADLNIGKVRAGPALGIRLLQYIKDPQQRLFFYGIWRF, from the coding sequence ATGTCGAAATATCTATTCGCCTCCATACTCTTGCTGATACTTACAGGATCCGCCATGGGACAGCAAAGAGTAGCGCCGGATACCATTCCCGCCACCATAGATGTGGAGCAGGATGAGAATAAGACCGTCATAAAAGCCGGCCTGCGGCCTCTCCGCCAGATAGCCGGAGCACCCGAAGCCTTTTATACTTACTTCTGGGAATTCGGGGATGGCACGTTCAGCTTTGCCCCGCAACCTGTACACAATTACAAAGATACCGGCGACTATGAGATCCGCCTCTATGCTACCAATAACTATGATGATGGCAAGGCCCCCAAAGGAAAACCCCGCCGTATCAAAGTAAAAAAGACCATGTACGCAGCCGCGGATGCCCCCTCGTCTTTCTTTGCCGCCTCAGATATGCTGGCCATGAAAACAAACCGGATGCCCAAACCCGGAGAGGAAATGGTGACCATCGTTGGTTATCGTCATCCCGGAGGAACGAGTGCTGTCAGCGGTTCCCTGTTATTGTTCTATAACGAAAAGCAGTTTGCCCAAAAGAACTTCGTCCTCTCCGAAGAACGTAAATACAACAATGAACGCAAGTTTGGATTGGACTCCCTGATGGCGATGGCTCCTTCGGAAGATCTGTATGTACCCCTGGCCGGAGGCCCTTCTAATGCCGCATGGATAGACCCTGTAAGAAAAACGGCGCTGGCGGGTATGCTGTCGGAAAAGAAAACCCTGTTCCGGGAACAACACATCTGGCGGGTAGAAGACCTGAAGGCAGGAGAAGAAAAATTCCTCTTCCTCTCCATGGAAACAACCCCTGAAATGATCAAAGACACGAATGCCGTAGTTACCATCAGTGGAATGTTTGTACCGGATGATCCTGCTTATCCTATCTCTCAATACAACCTGGATATGCAGATCGTGGCCTCACATGATCCCAACAGGATGCAGCTGAAGAACAGGCGCATGAATTACCGCTTCGTGAGTAAGTCGAAAGAATTAAGTTATAAAGTACAGTTTCAGAATACGGGTAAAGGCCCCGCCAGCAAAGTGGCCATTGGTGTTGCGGTGCCCGGAATGCTGAATGGCCAGTCCCTGGAGATTACAGACTATTCCCCTAAATGCGTGATGTGCGATTCTGCTTATGAGCGCCAGAGCTGCCTGGATACTATTATCCGGAAGGACAGTATCTTTTTCGTCTTCAATAATATCTACCTCAAAGGTGTAAAACAGGAAGGTGTGGAAGACCAGGATTCTACGAAAGGGTTTATCAAATACAGGATACGTTTCAGTAAAGAGCTGAAAAAACTCCCCTTCACCAGTCAGGCTGCTATTGTGTTCGACAGGAATGAACCGGTGATCACCAACCGTTCCAAAGGAAGATTTAAACCCGGCCTTTCACCCGGTGTGATCTTAGGTTATGGCAAAGGAATGAGTAATGGAGAATTGCCCTTAGGTATCCCTGCCGGAACACTGGGTTTTACGGTTTCTGCATTTGCTCCTTATAAGCCATACTTTCAGGCTGAGTTGTATTTCAATGTGCAGCAGAAGAATGAAACGCTGCGATCATTTTCCCGGGACCAGCGGGATACAACGATCGGTACCGGCAAATACCTGGTGATAGGCAGAGAGAATTATGAGGTGGTGAGCAGAACAACGATGGATGTAGTGCCTTTACATTTGCGTTATAATATTACCGGCTGGTTAGGAGTGGGTGCAGGTATAATGGTGAGTGTGGTGACTTCTGAAAAAACACAGGAGAAAAAAGTAGTGCAGGCAACAGAAATGGTAGTCCCTCCCTCCGGCACTGTACAGCGCTTTCAAAACCTGGCAGGCGCCATCACCAAAAACTTCTCCGCAGCAGACGGAGCTATATTCGCAGATCTGAATATTGGTAAAGTAAGAGCCGGCCCGGCTCTGGGTATACGCCTCCTGCAATATATAAAAGACCCGCAACAGCGGTTGTTCTTTTATGGCATCTGGAGATTTTAG
- a CDS encoding RNA polymerase sigma factor, giving the protein MSTQFVHADQYYIQALLHNETQVVGEIYQRFAPKVKYYVLQNSGSADDAADIFQESLVDIYNQAKYKGLLLTCPFEAFLLMVCKRKWLNELKKRGRQGVTKDLDEQFNVGEDSFRDAEKTWADNEKARLFKTMLGQMGERCQEIIRLSLTDKPQEEIAAKLGVTYGYLRKKKSECMASLISAIKDNLSKWGLT; this is encoded by the coding sequence ATGTCCACCCAATTCGTACACGCAGATCAATATTATATCCAGGCGCTCCTGCATAATGAAACGCAGGTGGTGGGAGAGATCTACCAACGTTTTGCGCCCAAGGTGAAATACTACGTGTTGCAGAACAGCGGCTCCGCTGACGATGCAGCCGATATCTTCCAGGAATCGCTGGTGGATATTTACAACCAGGCCAAATACAAGGGTCTCCTCCTTACCTGTCCTTTTGAGGCATTCCTTTTAATGGTGTGTAAACGCAAGTGGCTCAACGAACTCAAAAAAAGAGGACGCCAGGGGGTAACAAAAGACCTCGATGAGCAATTTAATGTTGGCGAGGATAGCTTCCGGGATGCGGAAAAGACCTGGGCAGACAATGAAAAGGCCCGGCTCTTTAAAACCATGCTGGGACAGATGGGAGAACGCTGCCAGGAGATCATCCGGCTTTCGCTGACGGATAAACCGCAGGAAGAGATCGCCGCCAAACTGGGTGTAACCTACGGATACCTTCGTAAGAAGAAATCTGAATGTATGGCCTCCCTGATCAGTGCTATTAAAGATAACCTTTCAAAATGGGGATTGACATGA